From the Trifolium pratense cultivar HEN17-A07 linkage group LG4, ARS_RC_1.1, whole genome shotgun sequence genome, the window TAATCATACATAATACTCTGAAAATTATCCCTAAtgaataaactaaaattcaattattcaaaattaatcaaaaattttaaaaataaaaaaacctgGGGGGCACAGGAAATCTAGGGGGCGCAAAGCAATCTGGGGGTGCTAGAAATCTAGGGGGGGCGCTAAGCATCTAGGGGGCACTAAGCAATTTGGAGGCACGCTAAACAATATTGAGGGCGCACTAAGCAATCTGATATATTTATGCAAGGTTTATGCACGATAACTTTTTCCCATGTTGACtatgcaatttacttttttttaaccaacagaaaatagattaataaaaaataaaatataaagagcTGGGGGACATAAATCTGACCCCAGCAACCATGTGTATtagtaaatattattataataagaggaaaaaaaccatttttcagtatatatatagattatttaGTATTAAAGTCCCGAttgatttgacttattttttagcttagcttaagtaaataaataatttttaatgttaattaataagttttttttttttgacagaatgtcaatttataagttttcactaacaaaaattttatttttataagttgtttagacataaactaccttgaaaagtttataataatacataaaaccTTATTTGTTTGTATAAGATTTTAgcataatattaaaaataagtcaatccaaacaggtccTAAGTATCACACctaaaatgatatatttatatgatcatatttaaagcataaaatattttttttgaaacattgatttgaataaatattattattgtttgaataataaatattacttttttgttttttggtaaatagtaaatattacTCCTccatcaaaaaaatataataaaatattactttCTTTGGTCTgtgctataaaaaaaattaaattttagatttatttaataactaatgtatctggtctataatatagactaaatatgCATTTGGCTTATATACTAGAACAAATACATTCAATTATTTAACGaacttaaatatatattatttctttttataatagGAATAAGAGAGAGTAttaccttaaaaatatattttaatacttaaataataacataaaatattatgCTCTCatgaataaatatatatattttttaattaggaaaacaaattaaagcttTATTGACTAGAAACAATATAGAATTATTagataagacaaaaaaaattactgttAACCTTAATTAGCCCATCCACTATCCATCTAGCTCTCATATATATAGACTACATTTCGACATTTATTTTCACATCTTTCATCAGAAAAATTTCAATTGGCTctaatttactaaaaaaaatggcCTCTAAAGTAGCCTTGCTCATTCAAGGCCTCTTGGTCATGGTTGTTTTAGTCTCTTCCATGGGAGAAGCTAGGCACTTGGGTAAGATTTCCTTAATCTCTAGAAAGATTgagttttcaattttcttttgatttttgtaagtcatgattatttaataaaataaaaagttgtttgCCCCCAATTATATTAAAGATCCAAAACCGTGAAAGTATAATTTGAGTAATAAGGCATCTTTACCTTTTTTCACtctaattgatttattttaattggACACTCTCATTGTCTTGTTTTATCCATAGTAAAATTCATTTGATCATTTCATGTATGCACCTACATATTTGTCGATGAATAATGTTACCAACCATGAATAACAAAATTTGTGAAGTTTTTGTTCATCGTTATTCATAAATTACGGTTTTGTGACATTTTGACGGAAAATATGTGTAATTTGACTTAATCATGGCTCATATTTTTGCAGTTGAGGTTGCTACAAAGCAAAATAATGTGGACAGTGTCAAATATTGCGCCAAATTAAGTGGTAAAACCGATGGTGATGCAAGTTCTGATTGTTTTATGATTCCAGGCCTACCGAGTATTCCAGGCCTTCCGACATGGCCTAGTATTCCGGGCTTACCTGGATGGCCCGGTGCAACAAATCAACCTGCCACTCCGTTAATACCAACACCTCCGACAACTCCATTAATATCAAGCCCACCTAAAGTTGAGGTTGCTACAAAAAAGAATGATGTGGATAGTGTCAAATATTGCGCGAAAACAAATAGTGTTAAAGGCAGTGATGATGCAAGTTCTGATTGCTTCATACCCGGTGCTCCAGGACAACCTTGGTGGCCATGGCCCTTACCAGGTTCTCCTGCAACTCCAGGAACACCTAAAACTCCATCAACACCGGGTGTTCCGGGACTACCTTGGTGGCTATGGCCCTTTATACCACATCCTCCTACCACTCCGGTAACACCAAGTCCACCTGAGTCTCCTGCAACACCTGGCTCACCTACATCTAGCCCATTGCGTTAAACTACTACTAGATGTAgttcaagcaaaaaaaataatgttgattGTATCATTATGTGATATTTTAGttaaaacataataaatatatttggtTTAATTATGAGAACATATTTCTAGTATTTTTACTCTGTGCTTGCAAGTAAAATATCTCCTTTTATCATAAGCCTAGTAAGTTACATACATTTTTACTTAACATAAATTTTAATCGATATACAGAAATCCatacatttgaaaattaaagGATATATGAGAAAACTTCAAGGAAAAATTAAAGACTTAAATACAATTTTAGCACCGCAAGTtttacaattgcttgattttaatgCTACAAGTTTCAATTGTTTGATCCCCTaaatttcaattgctcgatttttgAAAAACTTTCATAAAACAGATTAAAGTATCCGAACCAAACCGATGAATTTGGTTCGGATTCATTTTTGAAAAACACTAAAAATCGAATCAAACTGAACAAATGAGGAACTCATTGGTTAAGACATTGGATTcactcaaaaccgatccaaactgGTCCAATTACACCCCTAGTCCTCTTTATGGAGATCAAAATTATATTCAactctaaataaaaaatgacatacaagaaaagtaattatttttttttacgtaacTCATTTGTCAAGACAAGTAAATCACAGAAGATGATATATTAGTGTATAATAGTGTATCCAAGCCAGGACTAGCTAGTTAGTTTTTGAAGAAAGAGACAAATCATTGGGATGATTATGTTTAGTTATATAAATTTCATAGCAacaatcaatatcaatataagaaaattgatgtccccggaaaaataaaaaaatgctcATACCTAAGAATCTGCCACATATTCAAATGAAGGATATTTGTTGTCCAAAAAATTTCTAACTAAACCATATTGATGTATAACTGAGCCATATGATTCACTAACCGAGCCAGTTACTAATTTTGTGAGAAAAATAAGGCTTTTAGTTGAGCCACAGTTGAAAATCAACCAAACCAGTTacttttatattaataaatGTTAAGAATATAGATCCTTAGTTAATCAATAAGAGTTAGTTGATAGGTTACTAAGTTGGTTAGGtggttagaaagttagttagggagttagttactccaaatagtcctataaataagctaCTCCATTGTACATcttactcattcttttatcaaactatattcattcaatatgaatttctatgagtatcttcctcatgaatactcttatgcactctatcttaccgacatctatgatctttatcccttcgattccatgattcataacatggtatcagagcgataCCCGAGGGATGAAGACGAAGATTGCGCTTCCGCTTACGATTCTGAAAGtcttgaagaagatgaatccGTCGATGCTGAAATTCTCAACACTTCTACTCAAAATTTGGAGTCTTCAACTTCACAAAATTCAATTCTTTTTGGCAGCTTCGCAAGTCCAATTATTCCGGTTTCTATTCCTTCAATTACACCAGATTCTGATGGATGCTCCATCAAGATTGGGGAGATACGTTGTTTTCTTGGTGATTCTTGCTGCGATGTCGATCTCTTGATCACTGTTTTGGAAGAAGACAAGCATTCGAAGGATTTCGAAACTGAGTTGGTACTTTCTGCAGTCGGCCAGAAATTGCAGAATCAATCCGGTGTACAAGCGTTCTCTTCTCCGATCAAGGTCGAGCGTCAACACGACGAAAACGTCCAATTCTCGCAAGATCACGATCCGAACAGCAAAAAAGGTGAGACGCTTTCTGATTTGCTACTGCCTTCGTCGGCGAGCATCGTTTTCTTTTCTCATCATCTTGGTCTATGCATCATAGTTTTTGATCCCGGTGGAACAAATTCGTTTCGATTTTCTCTGTTTAAATCGAATGTATTTTTCGTTGCAATGATGTTATCGCTGCGCTATCATTCTTTCAAATCATCGCACTTTGTTTTTGATCCTGGAGGCAACGTTCTTTCAGTTTTTCGGATGGTATCATTTTGCTTCTTGTTTCAGTTGCTTTGTTCTTAGAGTTTTTAGAAGATTGCACTTGGAGATTGGAATGGTAACTTGTCCTTTGCATCTTGGCTTTGATTCTGACCGTTCACaattttgaattgaattatGTGAACTACACTCATCTCATTGTGCTTTGGTATTTGGAAGTTGCTTGGATTTGAAGAAATATTTGAGGCACTATTTAGCAATGAATCCAAGTTTCATCTTAGAGGAGCTCATTGTTTCTGTTTGGTGTGGTTCCTTTTTGGGTTTCCTGCATTACTATTATGCTCTATGGAAACTCATATGTTGGAGTTCTTTGGATTCTTGGTCCATTGCAACAGTTGCTTAATAGTTGGCTGCATTATCTCTCAACAGTTGCTTTCAATAGTATTTGATTCATCTTTTGGTGGACACCAAAATTTGGTGATTttgtaattcaaactcaaattggtaaattttccaatgttgagtttgaaGGAGGGAGTTCAGTTCAATGGAGTTGCTTGGATTATCAATTGTAATAGTTCAAACTTCAGTGTGCAATTATCATTGGATCTTTGGCTTTTGTTTCTAAGTTCACTTGTTGCAAAATTTGGAAGGTCACTTGCTGCAGAATCTAGAACATGATGTGTGGCTAGTTGTGAAGGTTTGATTTTTGAGGCTTATGGTTTCTTGGTATGTTCCTATCATACTTTGTGAAGGTTTGGTGCAAATTCAAACAAAGCACCTTCATTGGAGATCAGCTTTATGAGGAAGCACTTGCTGAATTATCAGAACATAATGTTGTGATCATGAAGCTTGTTTGTGGGAATATATGTTTGCAGCATTGGTGGTAATACACTAATGACAGAGATTCTTACAAAACCTTGTCTTGCTGAAGTGGATTCAAACAAACATTTGTGATATAGCCATTTTGTTGAAGCCTTGTGTGAGTTTTGTTAAAGGACCTGCGTTTTGGATTTGAAGTTTGTTGAACTAGTTGGTGGCTTATGATCTTAAGGACTTGGACATTTTCATGATGTTTGCAGCAATGCAATTTTAGATCTTATTTTTCACACAACAAACTTTGAGAATAAttgtaattcaaactcaaattggcaaattttccaatgttgagtttgagggaggctgTTAAGAATATAGATCCTTAGTTAATCAATAAGAGTTAGTTGATAGGTTACTAAGTTGGTTAGGtggttagaaagttagttagggagttagttactccaaatagtcctataaataagctactccattgtacattttactcattcttttatcaatctatattcattcaatatgaatttctatgagtatcttcctcatgaatactcttatgcactctatcttgccgacatctatgatctttatcccttcgattccatgattcataacaataaaaaaatagtgtcACATGCTGTAATTGTTTTAAGTCACATCAGTCTGTCATACAAACTTTGTTGTCTTGTATCtttgaattcaaattcaaatccacAACATTTCCCACTCTTTATAACTTACATTTCATTATATACTTACTCATTTGAAAATTATATCACTTtctctcatcttcttctttgtttttattctttctttttcctcATTTTTATCTACATTTTTTCTAATTTGATTATCTTGTATTTTGCAGAAATGATATATTTCCAATCTAACaaacaagaagatgaaaaacTTCATCCTACACAAGTTACATCAAGATCAAGGTATGAAAAAAAATCCACAATTAGCTTTTATAcaatttcttcaaaaataatattatgtCACTTTTCATCATGTAACCTTTTTTGTTTCTCAGTTTTCTTTATCTTCATCTTTTATCTCTTCGGCAACTACAAAAAAGAAGAACATGGGAAGTTAATAATGATGAATTTTATTCATATGTATCACTTCTACTAATTATAAAACTTACTATTATTTTCTTCTTACTATTTCTCACTTTTAACAAAATTGATGAAgaaaattagataaaataacaaatctGAAACTGTAAATTATTAGAAGATAAAACATAGAacaatttgattattttaaaagttttgattatatGCAACATAAGAAAAGAACAAGAGTTTAAGAGTGAAGTTAAACTAATAAAGAGATGGTATAACGcaagatttttcattttttttctatgttttgAGATATGGAAAAACGCAATATCGTACTAACAATCTTATGTGTTTCTTGTCAGAATGCATATCAAAAAAGAAGGACACGGGAAACAAAACACTACCAAGAAATAAAACGGGAAAACAAAGCACATACCAAGAAATTGGAAGAAAACAATATAAATCTCTCACACAATGATTGTCGAATCTCTCATATCAATACCTTTGTATGGTTCTTTTAAGTCATTAAGGACAAAAGCACTATGGTTTCTTAGTACCAACAATTAGGCCTTGTCATCAAAGACGGAAAAACAACAGGAAATTCGAACATCAAGGGTGTGTTGGATTTCGATATTCTTGGAAGATGCGGAGTCAGAGTTGTTGCGGCCATGaaacttttaaaacaaaatttcataCTCATCAGATATGACATTGAAACTTTGAAggagtttattttgataaagaTTTGGCTTTGAAGTTTGAATTGAGTTTTCTGCATTAataatattgttatatttttgtatatGAGTATGAAAATTGGGTATTGTTCTGCCCAAACAGGATTAGGTGATTCCGATGGTGAGATCTGAGCTAGTTACGGTGGCAATAGAGTTCAGGTACGGTAGATGATGGTGGGAAAGTACACGCAAAACACGTTAGTTCTCCGACGCTCAcgtttgttattttaaattttgtgtttttattataatttaaatatatgtaaTTAGTGACATGGAAAGGTTTAGTGTATGTGGACTTTGGCACATCAGTATTGTCTTTGCCACGTCATTAAAAATGTGACATGTAAGATCAAAATTGGGTGAGCAGGACTAAAACTGgttgaaattaaaatagatgGATCATTTTCATGAGTTGAGTAAAATAGAGAGACGAAAATTATAATTAagccaaaattttaaaaattattaatttttacgATATCTTGATCggtagttttttcttttttgaagaaCTTAATCGGTAGTTGTTAGTATTAAGTTTAACACTcctttttttacaaattaagcatcacatttttttgtcaagtagtttattAATGGCTAAAAATTACACTCTTAAGATGGAtaataagtcaaaaaaaaaagttggataAATGGAATAACCGGAGTTCAAACTTTGGTCTCctgcatgcatatatatataatacaatgttctGTCAACTAAGCTAAGCTCAAAGACGTATCACATCCTTTTCTTTGACTCAATAAGTatcataatttttgttttgaagcatTAAGTAAggcaaatgaaaataaatttaataataagtATCACaatgtataaatttatttttttatcatgataTTGGTATGAAGATTTCGTCGCtattagcgatgactaatctctgTCGAAGaacctgtggggcacacaaAATGGATTGTCTCAtttcaaccgaattttctccatatgtAAAAGCCAAAAACCGAACCCCTGAACAAAGGCTTAAGGGGACCCAAGACCCTTACCACTTGTACCAAATACCAATTCAATGTTGGTCAAATGTATAAAATTCTTTATCATTAAATAAGGCAAATGAgtatattaaaaacaaattgtGCATAATATGTGCCTAACAAAATCAATATTACCTTAAAaaactatttattattaaaatatcgatattgatttgatttgaataaatataattatcgttttagtaataaaaaatagtattacctaatttttagtcaaaaaaaaaacattacctaatgaattttaatatataatataaaatattatacatattcatatatgaaagtaaaaaacaatttaaaaatataacataagatatttaacctaaaataaaatgatactCCATTGGtcctatattaaaaaaaaattatgttttaggTTCAttataaagttgatgtatctaaataacattatagtctaAATGCATCAACTTTACGATATATTTAAAAGGTTAATTTTTTCATATAGAAGCTGAGGGAGTATAAGACATGAAAACTaatcataaaatatttgaataggtgaaattaaaataaggacaaaacttagatacaatatgttgttgatgttgttctCCAATTAAAAAGCAACACGTCATCATTTAATCCATGTCACTAACTGATAGTGATCTTTTCGTTACATGTGAGAATCACCATcacattacaaaaaaaaacaattttgtgacaataaaaagtaaaaagaataAATTGTTGAACCAATGAAATTTTCACTATTCATATCTCAATTCTCACAAAGTCATTATCTTCTTCAACCTCACAAACACCGTTACACCCATATGTACAACGATCCACAAAAAATTGGTCTCTCCATTAAAATAGAAGAAGCCATGAATTTGCAAAGGCTCTCTTGAAGTGGTTCCTCTGCTAGAAGGAAGGTTTAATTAATGGTGCTTATAGATGGATGAACAAAATTTGGGGATGAATCGATGATGAATAAAGACGCAcctgaaaaaataatttgttattatttaatttaaagaaacgttaaaaaaatattgaaaatagattacATATATAAAAGCATCAGGTTAAAAAGACTAACTTACCCGATAGCATTCTCTAGTATAGGGTCGTCTTCATGGACCATCTGGTATGTCCTTGTTAACACAGAGTTtgaaaaaaaacagattttcatcaaagaaaaaattgagtttgaacCTTTTTGGATAGCTATATCCTGATATACTTGATATATTTGAGAAACTTCAGAGCTTCCTCGTCACGCTTGATAATCTAATTGATAAAGGAGTGAAAAGTTCCACTGCTTTATGAATTAGATTACCAAGCGTGACGAGGAAGCTCTGAAATTTCTCAAAGATATCATGGATAACAACTCCAAAATGGTTCAAACTCGAATTTTTCTTCGatgaaaatccatttttttcaaACTCGGTGTTAACAAAGACATACCAGGTGGTCGACGAAGACGACCCTATACTAGAAAATGCTATTGGGTAAGTTAGCATATGTTTGGATTCACGTTGGTTTTTACGAAAGTGCAGTGAATTCTGATTGTATTCCTAAAGCTGCAAATTGCAGCTTCATAAATATCATGTTCAGCTTGCATCGGGATGCGAAATTTGGCATGCAAACGCTGAACCAAACATGTGCTATAAGTCATTTTAACCTAATGCTATTATATAATCAATTTTCAATAGTTTATGATCGCGAATAAAAGTCATTTGTCATAAATGCAAGTTTGAATGGTCTTTttagtcaaaagaaaaaaagtttgaatcgcctttgttaaaaaaatatttagtattatttaatttaaggcTTGTAATTTACTTTATTAAAAACCTAgtcaaacaaataattttttttaaatggaaaacAACTAtgatttgaaatatattttagtgTTGATTATTCAATTTAAGAATTAATAATGAATCTTCTtaaatgtttattattttttataatcttaaaatgtattttttttaaatggtataatcttttaaaaaattgaacaataatcttaaaatgttattaatAAGCAAAGGGAAAtagattaataaaaaagaaaatagatttataaaaatagatcaataatttaaaaaaaataactcacGGGACATGCATGTTGAGgggagtggttatggtgcatactgcataagctttttccttatgcatcatgcataaataatgaaaattgtttaCCAAACATCGTAGATTACTTAGCGCGCTCCCTTTTTTTCGTCCCCCATTTTTTTCCTTGCATGCCCTCCACATTTTCTCGCgtgccccccaattttttttcctcaccCAGATTTCTAACGaccccccagtttttttttcctcccccagatttctagcgcgcccctcAGTTTTTTTTccctcccctagatttctagcgcgctcctcatttcaaattaaatgattacttttgttcctttgaagtacatATTATAAGAAcccattttaaattaattgtgttggATAATTATATAgccatattttaatttaaaattacatattaaaACATGTACTGTAattatgatttaatttattacaattaacataaaaactattaagtacatctaatggttttggagtacaACCATCTGAAAtcattccacaacaaaatggttttggcatgattaagtacatctaatggttttggagtacaGATCTCTAAAAtcattccacagcaaaatggttttggcatgattttagtttaaaactagcTACTAAAACATTTAATCATACATAATACTCTGAAAATTATCCCTGgtcaataaactaaaattcaattattcaaaattaatcaaaaattttaaaaataaaaaaatctggGGGGCGCGAGAAATCTGGGGGGGCGCAAAGCAATCTGGGGGTGCTAGAAATCTTGGGGGCGCGCTAAGCAATCTGGAGGGCGTGCTAAGCAATTTGGGGGGCGCTAAGCATCTGGGGGGCACTAAGCAATCTGGGGGCACGCTAAGCAATCTCGGGGACGCACTAAGCAATCTGGGATATTTATGcaaggcttatgcaccataactttTGCCCATGTTGAgtatgcaaattttttttttaaccaaaagaaaatagattaataaaaaataaaatataaacagcTAGGGGACATAAATCTGACCCCAACAACCATGTGTATTAGtaaacattattattataataagagGAAAATAACCATTTTTcgtatatgtttttttatttattttcacattcaatatatatatatatatatatatatatatatatatatatatatatatatatatatatatatatatatagattatttaGTATTAAAGTCCCGAtcgatttgacttattttttagcttagtttatgtaaataaataattttttatgttaattcataagttttttttttgacagaatgttaatttataagttttcactaacaaaaattatatttttataagttatttttgacataaattaccttgaaaagtttataataatacataaaatcttatttgTTTGTATAAGATGTTTTgcataatattaaaaataagtcaatccaaacaggtccTAAGTATCACACctaaaatgatatatttatatgatcatatttaaagtataaaatagttttttgaaacattgatttgaataaatattattattgtttgaaTAATAAgtattactttttttgttttttggtaaatagtaaatattacTCCTccatcaaaaaaatataataaaatattactttCTTTGGTTTgtgctataaaaaaattatattttagatttatttaataactaaagtatctggtctataatatagactaaatatgCATTTGGCTTATATACTAGAACAAATACATTCAATTATTTAACGaacttaaatatatattttttcttcttacaATAGGAATAAGAGATAGTATTACcttaaaaatgtattttaatatttaaataatatcatAAAATATTATACTCTCatgaataaatatatatattttttaattaggaaaacaaattaaaactttattGACTAGAAACAATTTAGAATTATTAGATAAGACCAAAAAAATTACCGGTAATCTTAATTAGCCCGTTCACTATCCATCTAGCTCTCTTATATATAGAGTACATTTTGACAATTATTTTCACATCTTTCATCAGAAAAATTTCAATTGGCTCtaatttactcaaaaaaatGGCCTCTAAAGTAGCCTTGCTCATTCAAGGCCTCTTGGTCATGATTGTTTTAGTCTCTTCCATGGGAGAAGCTAGGCACTTGGGTAAGATTTCCTTAATCTCTAGAAAGATTgagttttcaattttcttttgatttttgtaagtcatgattatttaataaaataaaaagttgtttgCCCCCAATTATATTAAAGATCCAAAACCGTGAAAGTATAATTTGAGTAATAAGGCATCTTTACCTTTTTCACtctaattgatttattttaattggACACTTTCATTgtcttgttttttgtttttgggtaCATATTGTCTTTATCCATAGTAAAATTCATTTGATCATTTCATGTATGCACCTACATATTTGTCGATGAATAATGTTATGTTACCAACCATGAATAACAAAATTTGTGAAGTTTTTGTTCGTTATTCATAAATTACGgttttgataaaattttgaCGGAAAATATGTGTAATTTGACTTAATCATGGCTCATATTTTTGCAGTTTGAGGTTgctacaaaacaaaataatgtgGACAGTGTCAAATATTGCGCCAAATTAAGTGGTAAAACCGATGGAGATGCAAGTTCTGATTGTTTCATGATTCCAGGCCTACCGAGTATTTCAGGCCTTTCGACATGGCCTATTATTCCAGGCTTACCTGGATGGCCCGGTGCAACAAATCAACCTGCCACTTCGTTAATACCAACACCTCCTGCAACTCCATTAATATCAAACCCACCTAAAGTTGAGGTTGCTACAAAAAAGAATGACGTGGATAGTGTCAAATATTGCGCGAAAACAAATAGTGTTAAAGGCAGTGATGATGCAAGTTCTGATTGCTTCATACCCGGTGCTCCAGGACAACCTTGGTGGCCATGGCCCTTACCAGGTTCTCCTGCAACTCCAGGAACACCTAAAACTCCATCAACACCGGGTGTTCCAGGACTACCTTGGTGGCTATGGCCCTTTATACCATATCCTCCTACAACTCCAGTAACACCAAGTCCACCAGAGTCTCCTGCAACACCTGGTTCACCTACATCTAGTCCATTGCGTTAAACTACTAGATGTagttcaagcaaaaaaaaaatgttgattgCATCATTAATTATGTGATATTTTAgttaaaacataataaatttatttggttTAATTATGAGAACATATTTCTAGAATTTTTACTCTGTGAAATATCTCCTTTTATCATAAGCCTAGTAAGTTACATACATTTTTACTTAACATAAATTTTAATCGATATACAGAGATCCatacatttgaaaattaatGGATATATAAGAAAACTTCAAGGAAATATTGTACTGTATAAACACATAAATTAAAGACTTAAATACAATTTTAGCACAGCAAGTtttacaattgcttgattttgacGCTACAAGtttcaattgtttgattttaaccCCTTAAGTTTaacaattgctcgattttgatCCCCTAAGTTTCAATTGCTCCATTTTGGAAAaactttcataaaatcaattaaaGTATCCGAACCAAACCGGTGAATTTGGTCAGATTCATTTTTGAAAAACACtaaaaatcgaaccaaaccgaacAAATGAAAAACTCATTGGTTAAGACATTGAATTCACTAAAAACCGATTCAAACTGGTCCAATTACGCCCGTAGTCCTCTCTATGGACATCAAAATCATATTCAactct encodes:
- the LOC123922599 gene encoding cuticle collagen 34-like, encoding MASKVALLIQGLLVMVVLVSSMGEARHLVEVATKQNNVDSVKYCAKLSGKTDGDASSDCFMIPGLPSIPGLPTWPSIPGLPGWPGATNQPATPLIPTPPTTPLISSPPKVEVATKKNDVDSVKYCAKTNSVKGSDDASSDCFIPGAPGQPWWPWPLPGSPATPGTPKTPSTPGVPGLPWWLWPFIPHPPTTPVTPSPPESPATPGSPTSSPLR